From Musa acuminata AAA Group cultivar baxijiao chromosome BXJ3-8, Cavendish_Baxijiao_AAA, whole genome shotgun sequence, one genomic window encodes:
- the LOC135645950 gene encoding UDP-glucuronic acid decarboxylase 2-like, whose amino-acid sequence MASELIYRGGHDAYRSVSGGDYVPKPEKRILWLSRPIRYLLREQRLVFVLVGMALGSLFFALAPSSSSSSAVAVEIALRSVEPTRFGAFQQHHHRTAFEAANKGFVGGKVPLGIKRKGLRVVVTGGAGFVGSHLVDRLIARGDSVIVVDNFFTGRKENVMHHFGNPNFELIRHDVVEPLLLEVDQIYHLACPASPVHYKFNPIKTIKTNVVGTLNMLGLAKRVGARFLLTSTSEVYGDPLQHPQVETYWGNVNPIGVRSCYDEGKRTAETLTMDYHRGAQVEVRIARIFNTYGPRMCIDDGRVVSNFVAQALRKEPLTVYGDGNQTRSFQYVSDLVEGLMRLMEGEHIGPFNLGNPGEFTMVELAKVVQETIDPDAKIEFRPNTEDDPHKRKPDITRAKELLGWEPKIPLRQGLPLMVSDFRKRIFGDHSDANPSTTSKTTGTGSS is encoded by the exons ATGGCCTCCGAGCTCATCTACCGCGGTGGCCACGACGCTTACCGCTCGGTGAGCGGCGGCGACTACGTCCCCAAGCCGGAGAAGCGGATCCTCTGGCTCTCGCGCCCGATTCGCTATCTCCTCCGGGAGCAACGCCTCGTCTTCGTGCTCGTAGGCATGGCCCTTGGCTCACTCTTCTTCGCCCTCGCTccctcatcttcttcctcctctgccgTGGCGGTCGAGATCGCCCTGCGCTCGGTGGAGCCGACGAGGTTCGGTGCGTTCCAGCAGCACCACCACAGGACGGCGTTCGAGGCGGCGAATAAGGGGTTCGTGGGCGGGAAGGTGCCGCTGGGGATCAAGCGGAAGGGGCTGCGCGTCGTGGTGACGGGCGGGGCCGGGTTCGTGGGGAGTCACCTGGTGGACCGGCTGATCGCCAGGGGGGACAGCGTGATCGTGGTGGACAACTTCTTCACGGGGCGGAAGGAGAACGTGATGCATCACTTCGGGAACCCCAACTTCGAGCTCATCCGCCACGACGTCGTCGAGCCGCTGCTGCTCGAGGTCGACCAGATCTACCACCTCGCCTGCCCCGCCTCCCCCGTCCACTACAAGTTCAACCCAATCAAGACCATC AAGACCAATGTGGTGGGAACTCTCAACATGCTAGGCCTGGCCAAGAGAGTGGGGGCCAGATTCCTCCTCACCAGCACCAGCGAGGTCTATGGTGATCCATTGCAGCACCCTCAAGTTGAGACCTACTGGGGCAATGTTAATCCCATTG GAGTTAGGAGCTGCTATGATGAAGGCAAGCGCACCGCAGAGACGCTGACCATGGATTACCACCGTGGTGCCCAAGTCGAG GTGAGGATTGCTCGAATCTTCAACACCTATGGGCCTCGCATGTGCATCGATGATGGCAGGGTGGTCAGCAATTTTGTTGCTCAG GCCTTGAGGAAGGAGCCACTGACTGTTTATGGAGATGGAAACCAGACAAGGAGTTTCCAATATGTCTCCGACCTG GTGGAGGGTTTGATGAGGCTGATGGAAGGAGAACATATTGGTCCATTCAATCTGGGAAACCCCGGAGAGTTTACAATGGTGGAGCTTGCTAAAGTTGTGCAGGAAACCATTGATCCCGATGCCAAAATTGAGTTCCGCCCCAACACAGAGGATGATCCCCACAAGCGCAAGCCTGACATCACCAGGGCCAAGGAGCTGCTCGGCTGGGAGCCCAAGATCCCTCTCCGCCAAGGCCTTCCGCTTATGGTCTCCGACTTCCGTAAGCGTATCTTTGGTGATCACTCCGACGCCAATCCTTCCACAACTTCTAAAACTACTGGCACTGGATCCTCCTAA